A genomic segment from Variovorax paradoxus B4 encodes:
- the rnhA gene encoding ribonuclease HI, whose product MNEVVIYTDGACKGNPGPGGWGAWLKSGATEKELFGGELNTTNNRMELTAVIEGLAALKRPCKVILYLDSQYVRMGITEWIRGWKAKGWRTSTKQPVKNVELWQKLDKLVAEGGHLIEWRWVKGHSGDIGNERADMLANKGVDKALGRI is encoded by the coding sequence TTGAACGAAGTCGTGATCTATACCGATGGTGCGTGCAAAGGCAATCCCGGCCCCGGCGGCTGGGGCGCGTGGCTCAAGTCGGGCGCCACCGAAAAGGAACTGTTCGGTGGCGAACTCAACACCACCAACAACCGGATGGAGCTCACCGCCGTCATCGAGGGCCTGGCCGCGCTCAAGCGGCCCTGCAAGGTCATCCTCTACCTCGACAGCCAGTACGTGCGCATGGGCATCACCGAATGGATCCGCGGCTGGAAGGCCAAGGGCTGGCGCACCTCGACCAAGCAGCCGGTCAAGAACGTCGAACTCTGGCAGAAACTCGACAAGCTGGTGGCCGAGGGAGGCCACCTGATCGAATGGCGCTGGGTCAAGGGCCACTCGGGCGACATCGGCAACGAACGCGCCGACATGCTCGCCAACAAAGGCGTGGACAAGGCCCTGGGCCGGATCTGA
- the glp gene encoding gephyrin-like molybdotransferase Glp, which yields MSRIADIAAALAGYDPQALSVGGVQAFLAQLVAPAVVSEREEVALREALGRVLAEDVISPVSVPPHDNSAMDGFAFDGAILRDDSSTDASIELRVAGTALAGAAWRGALAAGDAVRIMTGAVMPEGLDTVIPQEFCKVDGDRVRFPAKVLRRGDNRRFAGEDLMQGQPALRRGERLSPAALGMVASLGLPSVPALRRLRVAYFSTGDEILSLGEPPREGAVYDSNRYTVFGLLTRLGCEVVDLGLVRDDPATLAATLQQAASQADAIITSGGVSVGAADHTRAVMQQLGDMAFWRVAMRPGRPMAVGLVPRSQQAPPQPGSAVLFGLPGNPVAVMVTFLAFVRPALLRMMGCHEIAAAPPPLLRARAASAIRKKPGRTEYQRGFVRAVAGALPEVRIAGNQGSGVLSSMVEANGLVVLHHDQGNVAAGDEVDVMMLEA from the coding sequence ATGAGCCGCATCGCCGACATTGCCGCCGCCCTTGCAGGCTATGACCCCCAGGCGCTGAGCGTCGGCGGCGTCCAGGCCTTTCTGGCGCAACTGGTGGCGCCAGCCGTGGTCTCGGAACGCGAAGAGGTCGCACTGCGCGAAGCGCTGGGCCGCGTGCTGGCCGAAGACGTCATTTCGCCGGTCAGCGTGCCGCCGCACGACAACTCCGCGATGGACGGCTTTGCCTTCGACGGCGCGATCCTGCGGGACGATTCGTCCACGGATGCATCCATCGAGCTGCGCGTGGCGGGTACCGCATTGGCAGGCGCGGCGTGGCGCGGCGCGCTGGCTGCCGGCGACGCGGTTCGCATCATGACGGGCGCGGTCATGCCCGAAGGGCTCGACACCGTGATTCCACAGGAATTCTGCAAGGTCGACGGCGACCGCGTGCGCTTTCCTGCCAAGGTGCTTCGCCGCGGCGACAACCGCCGCTTTGCAGGCGAAGATCTCATGCAGGGCCAGCCGGCCTTGCGCCGCGGCGAGCGCCTGTCGCCCGCCGCGCTGGGCATGGTCGCCAGCCTGGGACTGCCGTCGGTGCCCGCGCTGAGGCGGCTGCGCGTGGCCTATTTTTCGACCGGCGACGAGATCCTGAGCCTTGGCGAGCCGCCGCGCGAAGGCGCGGTGTACGACAGCAACCGCTACACGGTGTTCGGCCTGCTCACGCGGCTGGGCTGCGAAGTGGTCGACCTGGGCCTGGTGCGCGACGACCCGGCCACGCTCGCCGCCACGCTGCAGCAGGCCGCGAGCCAGGCCGACGCCATCATCACCAGCGGCGGTGTGAGCGTCGGCGCCGCCGACCATACGCGCGCCGTGATGCAGCAGCTCGGCGACATGGCTTTCTGGCGTGTGGCCATGCGCCCCGGCCGGCCGATGGCCGTCGGGCTCGTTCCCCGCAGCCAGCAGGCCCCGCCGCAGCCAGGCTCGGCGGTGCTCTTCGGCCTGCCCGGCAATCCGGTGGCCGTCATGGTCACCTTTCTTGCCTTCGTGCGGCCTGCCCTGCTGCGCATGATGGGATGCCACGAAATTGCCGCGGCGCCGCCGCCCCTGCTGCGCGCGCGCGCCGCGAGCGCCATCCGCAAGAAGCCCGGGCGCACCGAATACCAGCGCGGCTTCGTGCGGGCGGTGGCCGGTGCGCTGCCCGAGGTTCGCATTGCCGGCAACCAGGGCTCCGGCGTGCTGAGCTCGATGGTCGAGGCCAACGGGCTCGTGGTGCTGCACCACGACCAAGGCAACGTGGCCGCGGGCGACGAAGTCGACGTGATGATGCTGGAGGCCTGA
- the mobA gene encoding molybdenum cofactor guanylyltransferase MobA: protein MTPKTQDSISPGEITGLLLAGGRGSRMGGIDKGLQNFNGSPLAMHAVLRLGMQVGEVMINANRNLAAYESFGVPVWPDSLADYAGPLAGFLTGLERCETPYLLTVPCDTPLFPLDLASRLAEALTANDAEIAMVNAPEAAAEPGAAPVLRPQPVFCLLRTTLLESLVNFTQSGGRKIDAWTAQHRTVLVPFDRPGDAPDAFFNANTLAELHALENR, encoded by the coding sequence ATGACCCCAAAAACACAAGATTCCATTTCCCCCGGCGAGATCACCGGCCTGCTGCTGGCCGGCGGCCGCGGCTCGCGCATGGGCGGTATCGACAAGGGCCTGCAGAACTTCAATGGCTCGCCGCTCGCCATGCACGCCGTGCTGCGCCTGGGCATGCAGGTGGGCGAGGTCATGATCAATGCCAACCGCAACCTGGCGGCCTACGAGTCCTTCGGCGTTCCGGTCTGGCCCGACAGCCTGGCCGACTATGCCGGCCCGCTGGCGGGCTTCCTGACCGGCCTCGAACGCTGCGAAACGCCCTATCTCCTCACCGTGCCCTGCGACACGCCGCTGTTTCCGCTCGATCTGGCGAGCCGGCTGGCTGAGGCCCTGACGGCCAACGACGCGGAAATTGCCATGGTCAACGCCCCCGAGGCCGCCGCCGAACCCGGCGCGGCGCCGGTGTTGCGGCCGCAGCCGGTGTTCTGCCTGCTGCGCACCACGCTGCTCGAAAGCCTGGTGAACTTCACCCAGTCCGGTGGTCGCAAGATCGACGCCTGGACCGCGCAGCACCGCACCGTGCTCGTGCCCTTCGACCGCCCCGGCGACGCGCCCGACGCCTTCTTCAATGCCAACACGCTGGCCGAACTGCACGCGCTGGAAAACCGATGA
- the moaA gene encoding GTP 3',8-cyclase MoaA — protein MNRKSTTVIPLSEIGRARPAVAVPEVAVPATGRLLDRLGRPLTDLRISVTDRCNFRCSYCMPKDVFDKDYQYLPHSALLSFEEMTRLARLFAAHGVRKIRLTGGEPLLRKNIEALIEQLSEIRTPGGEPLALTLTTNGSLLQRKAAALATAGLQRVTVSLDSLDDAVFRHMNDVDFPVADVLAGIDAALAAGLGPLKVNMVVKRGTNEQEILPMARYFRDHHGGKAVLRFIEYMDVGATNGWRMDEVLPSAEVIARIGAQFPLVPLEPSAPGETAQRWAYADGGGEIGVISSVTQAFCHDCSRARLSTEGKLYLCLFASAGHDLRPLLRGTATDEDISSAIGHIWQGRADRYSELRALRGPEGSEHDASDPAPRRVEMSYIGG, from the coding sequence ATGAACCGCAAAAGCACAACCGTCATTCCGCTCTCCGAGATCGGCCGCGCGCGCCCTGCCGTGGCGGTTCCGGAGGTCGCCGTGCCCGCCACGGGGCGGCTGCTCGACCGCCTGGGCCGGCCACTCACCGACCTGCGCATCAGCGTGACCGACCGCTGCAACTTCCGCTGCAGCTACTGCATGCCGAAGGATGTGTTCGACAAGGACTACCAATACCTGCCGCACAGCGCGCTGCTGAGCTTCGAGGAAATGACCCGGCTCGCCCGCCTGTTCGCGGCCCATGGCGTGCGCAAGATCCGCCTCACCGGCGGCGAGCCGCTGCTGCGCAAGAACATCGAGGCGCTGATCGAGCAGCTGTCCGAAATCCGCACCCCGGGCGGTGAACCGCTCGCGCTCACGCTCACCACCAACGGCTCGCTGCTGCAGCGCAAGGCGGCTGCGCTGGCAACGGCCGGCCTGCAGCGCGTGACCGTGAGCCTCGACAGCCTGGACGATGCGGTGTTCCGCCACATGAACGACGTCGATTTTCCGGTGGCCGACGTGCTCGCGGGCATCGACGCGGCGCTGGCCGCGGGCCTCGGCCCCTTGAAGGTCAACATGGTGGTCAAGCGCGGCACCAACGAGCAGGAAATCCTGCCGATGGCGCGCTATTTCCGAGACCACCACGGCGGCAAGGCGGTGCTGCGTTTCATCGAATACATGGACGTGGGCGCCACCAACGGCTGGCGCATGGACGAGGTGCTGCCCTCGGCCGAGGTCATTGCGCGCATCGGCGCCCAGTTTCCGCTGGTGCCGCTCGAGCCCAGCGCGCCGGGCGAAACCGCCCAGCGATGGGCCTACGCCGATGGCGGCGGGGAAATCGGCGTGATCAGCAGCGTGACCCAGGCCTTCTGCCACGACTGCAGCCGCGCGCGCCTGTCCACCGAGGGCAAGCTCTACCTCTGCCTCTTTGCGAGCGCGGGCCATGACCTGCGTCCCTTGCTGCGCGGCACGGCCACCGACGAGGACATCAGCTCCGCCATCGGCCACATCTGGCAAGGCCGCGCCGACCGCTATTCCGAACTGCGCGCGCTTCGCGGCCCCGAAGGCAGCGAGCACGACGCCAGCGACCCCGCGCCGCGCCGCGTCGAAATGAGCTATATCGGCGGATGA
- a CDS encoding aldehyde dehydrogenase family protein: protein MQLNFIANADVPSSSGRTLQVLDPSDGQPFDEIQRSNAADIDSAVRAARDCFEGVWHKVSAADRGRLLYKLSQKIAEHVDELALIEQRDCGKPVKQARADALALVRYFEFYAGACDKLHGETIPYQDGYSVFTWREPHGVTGHIIPWNYPMQIFGRSVGGALAAGNVCVVKPAEDACLSLIRVAQLAAEVGFPAGALNIVTGYGHEVGDALARHEGIDHISFTGSPKIGTLIQQVAAERHCPVTLELGGKSPQIIFADADLDAAIPVIINAIVQNAGQTCSAGSRVLIQRGIYEPLLGRLGRAFEALRVGPAAMDLDVGPLIRQTQQQRVWDFLSDAQVAGIPMVAHGIVVDEAPETGFYQAPTLLRDVPVNHRLAQEEVFGPVLAAMQFADEDEAVALANATQFGLVAGVWTADGARQFRMAKRVRSGQVFINNYGAGGGVELPFGGVKSSGYGREKGFEALYGFTTLKTVAIKHG, encoded by the coding sequence ATGCAACTCAACTTCATCGCCAACGCCGACGTCCCGTCATCCTCCGGCCGCACCCTGCAGGTGCTCGATCCCTCCGACGGCCAGCCTTTCGACGAAATCCAGCGCAGCAATGCGGCCGACATCGACTCCGCCGTGCGCGCGGCGCGCGACTGCTTCGAGGGCGTCTGGCACAAGGTGAGCGCGGCCGACCGCGGCCGACTGCTCTACAAGCTCTCGCAGAAGATTGCCGAGCACGTCGACGAACTCGCGCTCATCGAGCAGCGCGACTGCGGCAAGCCCGTGAAGCAGGCCCGCGCCGACGCGCTCGCGCTGGTGCGCTATTTCGAGTTCTACGCCGGCGCCTGCGACAAGCTGCACGGCGAGACCATTCCCTACCAGGACGGCTACAGCGTCTTCACCTGGCGCGAACCGCACGGCGTCACGGGCCACATCATTCCGTGGAATTACCCGATGCAGATCTTCGGGCGCAGCGTGGGCGGTGCCCTGGCCGCCGGCAACGTGTGCGTGGTGAAGCCGGCCGAAGACGCCTGCCTCTCGCTGATCCGTGTGGCGCAGTTGGCGGCCGAAGTCGGCTTTCCGGCCGGCGCGCTCAACATCGTGACGGGCTACGGCCATGAAGTGGGCGACGCGCTTGCGCGGCACGAAGGCATCGACCACATCAGCTTCACCGGCAGCCCGAAGATCGGCACGCTGATCCAGCAGGTGGCGGCGGAGCGGCATTGCCCGGTCACGCTCGAGCTCGGCGGCAAGAGCCCGCAGATCATCTTTGCCGACGCCGACCTCGACGCGGCCATTCCGGTGATCATCAACGCCATCGTGCAGAACGCTGGCCAGACCTGCTCGGCCGGCTCGCGCGTGCTGATCCAGCGCGGCATCTACGAGCCGCTGCTCGGACGCCTCGGCCGTGCCTTCGAGGCCCTGCGCGTCGGCCCCGCGGCCATGGACCTGGACGTCGGCCCGCTCATCCGCCAGACGCAGCAGCAGCGCGTGTGGGATTTCCTGAGCGACGCCCAGGTGGCGGGCATCCCGATGGTGGCCCACGGCATCGTGGTCGACGAAGCGCCCGAAACCGGCTTCTACCAGGCCCCCACCCTGCTGCGCGACGTGCCGGTGAACCACCGCCTGGCGCAGGAAGAGGTGTTCGGCCCGGTGCTCGCCGCGATGCAGTTCGCCGACGAGGACGAGGCCGTGGCGCTCGCCAATGCCACGCAGTTCGGCCTCGTCGCCGGCGTGTGGACGGCCGATGGCGCGCGCCAGTTCCGCATGGCCAAGCGGGTGCGCAGCGGCCAGGTGTTCATCAACAACTACGGCGCCGGCGGCGGCGTGGAACTGCCGTTCGGCGGCGTCAAGTCGTCGGGCTACGGACGCGAAAAGGGTTTCGAGGCGCTGTACGGCTTCACCACGCTCAAGACCGTGGCCATCAAGCACGGCTGA
- a CDS encoding peroxiredoxin encodes MARPILSRIALMSVAAGLALPAWAALDIGDPVPKFIATAALGGKTFRYSLADALAKGPVVVYFFPAADSSDCSIEAHAFAEAIDQFAALGATVIGVSADDINTLSKFSVKSCQSRFPVASDESKSVINGFDALMQTRPDFANRLSYVIAPNGKVAYYYQNLNPDKHVERMLNAVRALPRPGSPK; translated from the coding sequence ATGGCAAGACCGATCCTCTCACGCATCGCACTGATGTCGGTCGCAGCCGGGCTGGCACTCCCCGCCTGGGCCGCCCTGGACATCGGCGACCCGGTACCCAAGTTCATCGCCACCGCCGCGTTGGGCGGCAAGACTTTTCGCTATTCGCTGGCGGATGCCTTGGCCAAGGGGCCGGTAGTGGTGTACTTCTTTCCGGCGGCCGACTCCAGCGACTGTTCGATCGAAGCGCATGCCTTCGCCGAAGCCATCGACCAGTTTGCCGCGCTCGGCGCCACCGTCATCGGCGTGTCGGCCGACGACATCAACACGCTCTCGAAGTTTTCGGTCAAATCCTGCCAGAGCCGGTTTCCCGTGGCCTCGGACGAGTCGAAGTCCGTGATCAACGGTTTCGACGCCCTGATGCAGACCCGGCCCGACTTCGCCAACCGCCTGTCCTACGTGATTGCGCCGAACGGCAAGGTGGCCTATTACTACCAGAACCTGAATCCCGACAAGCACGTGGAGCGCATGCTCAACGCGGTTCGGGCCCTGCCACGGCCGGGTTCACCCAAGTAG
- a CDS encoding phospholipase D family protein, which produces MNPLTRLLRICLAGAIAAALAACGSLPPARERAAVNAAAADPSTTLARIAAASTPPGEHSGFRLMPLGVYSLDARVQLAERAQRSLAVQYYQFENDATGRLLMRALREAAARGVQVRLLVDDLYTVKSQQLLLALSATPNVDVRLFNPFCCGRNGFLSRFAASPHEIGRLNHRMHNKLFIADGVMAVVGGRNIADEYFVLSEAQNFIDMDALVVGKVLPQLESIFDAYWNSEQVWPVADIVRGEGGRTPTGADFDAWIGMAAAPPKIVLPPSDVLGYGPIAEELDGGRMGLLWGEARAIADPPTKPTTMTEDEAIATSVTMKVWTLLMDAKFEVDLTSPYLVPGERGMAAFEDLAKRKVKLTLLTNSLAANDEPLVHTGYARYRERLLRSGADLYELSPQRTTAGERFGMFGKSLGRLHSKTAAIDKTRIFIGSMNLDPRSASQNTEMGVVVDSPQLAREMLRVINISKLQNSYRLRIAKDTGTLQWLTTDGEKEVILTSEPESSFFQRLHNLIIAPLVPEMLL; this is translated from the coding sequence ATGAACCCCTTGACCCGACTTCTGCGGATCTGTCTTGCCGGCGCCATCGCCGCGGCGCTGGCGGCCTGCGGCTCGCTGCCGCCGGCGCGCGAGCGGGCGGCGGTGAATGCCGCCGCGGCCGATCCGTCCACCACGCTGGCAAGGATCGCAGCCGCCTCGACGCCGCCCGGCGAGCACTCGGGCTTCAGACTGATGCCGCTCGGCGTGTATTCGCTGGATGCGCGCGTCCAGCTCGCAGAGCGTGCCCAGCGCTCGTTGGCGGTTCAGTACTACCAGTTCGAGAACGACGCCACCGGACGCCTCCTGATGCGTGCGCTGCGCGAGGCGGCCGCGCGCGGCGTGCAGGTACGGCTGCTGGTGGACGATCTCTACACCGTCAAAAGCCAGCAGCTGCTGCTGGCGCTTTCCGCAACGCCCAACGTGGACGTGCGGCTGTTCAATCCGTTCTGCTGCGGGCGCAACGGTTTTCTCTCGCGCTTCGCGGCTTCGCCGCACGAGATCGGGCGACTCAACCACCGCATGCACAACAAGCTCTTCATCGCCGACGGCGTCATGGCGGTGGTGGGCGGCCGCAACATCGCCGACGAGTATTTCGTGCTGAGCGAGGCGCAGAACTTCATCGACATGGACGCGCTGGTGGTGGGCAAGGTGCTGCCGCAGCTGGAGTCGATCTTCGATGCCTACTGGAACAGCGAGCAGGTCTGGCCCGTGGCCGACATCGTCCGCGGAGAGGGCGGCCGCACGCCCACGGGCGCCGACTTCGACGCCTGGATCGGCATGGCGGCGGCGCCGCCGAAGATCGTGCTTCCGCCGTCGGACGTCCTGGGCTACGGGCCGATCGCGGAAGAACTCGACGGCGGCCGCATGGGGTTGCTGTGGGGCGAGGCCCGCGCCATTGCCGATCCGCCCACCAAGCCCACCACGATGACCGAGGACGAGGCCATTGCCACCAGCGTGACGATGAAGGTCTGGACGCTGCTGATGGACGCCAAGTTCGAGGTCGACCTGACCTCTCCCTACCTGGTGCCGGGCGAGCGCGGCATGGCGGCGTTCGAGGACCTGGCCAAGCGCAAGGTCAAGCTCACCCTGCTGACCAATTCGCTGGCCGCCAACGACGAACCGCTGGTGCACACCGGCTATGCGCGCTACCGCGAGCGGCTGCTCAGGAGCGGCGCCGACCTGTACGAGCTAAGCCCGCAGCGCACCACCGCGGGCGAGCGCTTCGGCATGTTCGGCAAATCGCTGGGGCGGCTGCACTCCAAGACCGCGGCCATCGACAAGACGCGCATCTTCATCGGCTCGATGAACCTCGATCCGCGCTCGGCGAGCCAGAACACCGAGATGGGCGTGGTGGTCGACAGCCCCCAGCTGGCGCGCGAGATGCTGCGCGTCATCAACATCAGCAAGCTGCAGAACTCGTACCGCCTGCGCATTGCCAAGGACACCGGCACGCTGCAGTGGCTCACGACCGATGGCGAAAAGGAAGTCATCCTCACGTCGGAGCCGGAATCGAGCTTCTTCCAGCGGCTCCACAACCTGATCATTGCGCCTCTGGTTCCCGAAATGCTGCTGTAG
- a CDS encoding sterol desaturase family protein: MAQSFISLSALQVMFWGLIFFGGIYLGFGALNWLSTRRVLPALGIGRMLDPRPLQPGQLRREMAQSGVSVLVFGLGMVFPWGLLQLGWARLDADAGWRQIAIEVLVLAIWNDVHFWLNHRLLHTRWLRRFHGPHHRSVVTTPWATYSFHPVEAAMLGNVILLPMLLHDFSIWSLASVPLFSLFFNSIGHSNYDFFPGVPYSHWFAASRRHHLHHACHSGNYGFQFTFMDRLFDTRIAADAAEPQFLAFREKQQRRRQHGTPA; this comes from the coding sequence ATGGCGCAAAGCTTCATTTCGTTGTCGGCCCTGCAGGTGATGTTCTGGGGGCTGATCTTTTTCGGCGGCATCTATCTGGGGTTCGGTGCTCTCAACTGGCTGTCGACCCGGCGGGTGCTGCCGGCGCTCGGCATCGGGCGCATGCTCGACCCCCGGCCGCTGCAGCCGGGGCAGCTGCGCCGCGAAATGGCGCAGTCGGGCGTGTCGGTGCTCGTGTTCGGGCTGGGCATGGTGTTTCCGTGGGGCTTGCTTCAGCTGGGTTGGGCGCGGCTCGATGCCGACGCGGGATGGCGCCAGATCGCAATCGAAGTCCTGGTGCTCGCGATCTGGAACGACGTTCATTTCTGGCTCAACCATCGCCTGCTGCACACGCGCTGGCTGCGGCGCTTTCACGGGCCGCATCACCGCTCGGTCGTGACCACGCCATGGGCCACGTACAGCTTTCATCCGGTCGAGGCGGCCATGCTCGGCAACGTGATCCTGCTGCCGATGCTGCTGCACGACTTCAGCATCTGGTCGCTCGCGTCGGTGCCGCTGTTCAGCCTGTTCTTCAACAGCATCGGGCATTCGAACTACGACTTCTTTCCCGGGGTACCGTACAGCCACTGGTTTGCCGCGAGCCGCCGGCACCATTTGCACCACGCCTGCCACAGCGGCAACTACGGCTTCCAGTTCACTTTCATGGACCGGTTGTTCGACACGCGCATTGCCGCCGATGCGGCCGAGCCGCAGTTCCTGGCCTTCCGCGAGAAGCAGCAACGCCGACGGCAGCATGGCACGCCGGCCTGA
- a CDS encoding fatty acid desaturase: MARRPDAPRRPARLRHWRDWQSLAYLAALPALAGWQWVHGFAVLLYAPMLFLTLGVGVIHHNHVHLRIWRGRRMNRFTDFWITLLQGHPTFVFWPAHVANHHRHRHGPRDVARTYRFGGDTNHLRGYLLHPFQAVWVLVPVFFGWLGRLRRHWPGPWRYCMAQYALWLGSWSALLLLDWRKALLFVIVPQLHGLHWLLATNYLQHAHADGRRPGPGAEARRDTASTRLNYARNFEGLVNPLLFNIGLHTAHHENPHVHWSELAQLHRTRYRAQVAPGLNEQGLVPYMVRVFVLGALWPRFRSRSLMPPVPPESSTH, translated from the coding sequence ATGGCACGCCGGCCTGACGCGCCGCGCCGGCCGGCACGCCTTCGCCACTGGCGCGACTGGCAGAGCCTTGCCTATCTGGCGGCGCTTCCGGCGCTGGCAGGATGGCAGTGGGTGCATGGCTTTGCCGTGCTGCTCTATGCGCCGATGTTGTTCCTGACGCTTGGCGTGGGCGTGATCCACCACAACCACGTGCATTTGCGCATCTGGCGCGGGCGGCGCATGAACCGGTTCACCGACTTCTGGATCACGCTGCTGCAGGGGCATCCGACCTTCGTCTTCTGGCCGGCGCACGTGGCCAACCACCACCGCCACCGGCATGGGCCGCGGGATGTGGCGCGCACCTACCGCTTCGGCGGCGACACCAACCATCTGCGGGGCTACCTGCTGCATCCGTTCCAGGCCGTGTGGGTGCTGGTGCCGGTGTTCTTCGGCTGGCTCGGCCGGCTTCGCAGGCACTGGCCGGGGCCCTGGCGCTACTGCATGGCGCAGTACGCGCTGTGGCTCGGCAGCTGGAGCGCGCTGCTGCTGCTCGACTGGCGCAAGGCCCTGCTGTTCGTGATCGTGCCGCAGCTGCACGGACTGCATTGGCTGCTGGCGACCAACTATCTGCAGCATGCGCATGCCGATGGACGCCGGCCCGGGCCAGGCGCGGAGGCGCGGCGCGATACCGCAAGTACCCGCCTGAACTACGCGCGCAATTTCGAGGGGCTGGTGAACCCCTTGCTGTTCAACATCGGCCTGCACACCGCACATCACGAGAACCCGCATGTCCACTGGTCCGAGCTCGCGCAATTGCACCGCACGCGCTACCGCGCGCAGGTCGCCCCCGGGCTCAACGAGCAGGGACTGGTGCCCTACATGGTTCGCGTGTTCGTGCTGGGAGCGCTGTGGCCGCGTTTTCGCAGCCGTTCGCTGATGCCGCCCGTGCCGCCCGAGTCTTCAACCCACTGA